A window of Marinobacter halotolerans genomic DNA:
AGCGGCGAGACCACCGACGGCGGCCTCAGACGTCTGCCTGAACTGCTGAACCGCCACCAGCCAGAGATCGTGATGATTGAGTTAGGTGGCAACGACGGGCTGCGGGGTTTTCCACCGCAGGTCATACGCCAGAATCTGGCGAGCATGATCGAACAGTCCCAACAGGCCGGAGCCAATGTGCTCGTGGTGGGCATGCAGATACCCCCAAATTACGGCCAGCGCTACACCGAGGCGTTCGCCAACATATTCCCGGAGCTGGCTGAACAGTACGACACTCGATTGGTACCCTTCTTCCTGGCGAATATCTACGATAAAAAAGGCTTGATGCAGGACGATGACATCCATCCTACGGCTGAAGCCCAGGGCCAGCTTCTGGACAATGTCTGGCCGGTGCTTGAGCCCATGTTGACGGAATGACCGGGCCCACAGGTCAGGCCAGAAGGCGGG
This region includes:
- a CDS encoding arylesterase — protein: MDTAFRRLRSIVFIALIFVVAPVSGNGTSSDKHLLIMGDSLSAAYGVQTEEAWVTLLRQRLDNRGFTGWEVINASISGETTDGGLRRLPELLNRHQPEIVMIELGGNDGLRGFPPQVIRQNLASMIEQSQQAGANVLVVGMQIPPNYGQRYTEAFANIFPELAEQYDTRLVPFFLANIYDKKGLMQDDDIHPTAEAQGQLLDNVWPVLEPMLTE